The following are encoded together in the Mammaliicoccus vitulinus genome:
- the prfB gene encoding peptide chain release factor 2 (programmed frameshift), giving the protein MELTEIRQTLNKNNEKLMNIRGSLDLENKETNIQEYEEMMVDPSFWDDQNKAQDIINKNNALKSVVGDFHKLAHQTDDLLTTVELLQEEYDEDMHESLEQDLKTLQSDIDQFELKLLLNGEHDENNAILELHPGAGGTESQDWGSMLLRMYQRFAEQKGFKVETLDYQSGDEAGIKSVTILVKGHNAYGYLKAEKGVHRLVRISPFDSSGRRHTSFVSCDVTPEFDNDKIEIEVNSEDITVDTYRASGAGGQHVNTTDSAVRITHQPTGIVVTCQNERSQIKNREQAMKMLKAKLYQKELEEQAAALDEIRGEQKEIGWGSQIRSYVFHPYAMVKDHRTNEETGNTNAVMDGHIEPFIDAYLRSQIDEK; this is encoded by the exons ATGGAATTAACTGAAATTAGACAAACATTAAATAAAAATAATGAGAAATTAATGAATATCAGGGGGTCTCTT GACTTAGAAAACAAAGAGACTAACATTCAAGAATATGAAGAGATGATGGTTGATCCAAGCTTTTGGGATGACCAAAATAAAGCGCAAGATATTATTAATAAAAATAACGCTTTAAAATCAGTAGTGGGAGATTTTCATAAATTAGCGCATCAAACTGACGATTTACTAACTACTGTTGAACTTCTTCAAGAAGAGTATGATGAAGATATGCATGAAAGTTTGGAGCAAGATTTAAAAACACTCCAAAGCGATATTGATCAATTTGAGTTGAAGTTATTGCTTAATGGAGAACACGATGAAAACAATGCTATTTTAGAGTTACATCCAGGAGCAGGTGGAACTGAATCACAAGATTGGGGATCTATGTTACTTCGAATGTATCAACGTTTCGCTGAACAAAAAGGATTCAAAGTTGAAACGTTAGATTATCAATCTGGTGATGAAGCTGGAATTAAGAGTGTTACGATTCTAGTTAAAGGACATAATGCTTATGGTTATCTAAAAGCTGAAAAAGGTGTTCATAGATTAGTGCGCATATCTCCATTTGATTCATCTGGCAGAAGGCATACTTCTTTCGTTTCATGTGATGTTACACCTGAATTTGATAATGATAAAATTGAAATCGAAGTTAATTCTGAAGATATTACAGTTGATACGTATAGAGCTTCAGGAGCAGGTGGACAGCACGTTAACACGACTGATTCAGCTGTACGTATTACACATCAACCAACAGGAATTGTCGTAACTTGTCAAAATGAAAGATCTCAAATTAAAAACAGAGAACAAGCGATGAAAATGTTGAAAGCTAAACTATATCAAAAAGAGCTTGAAGAACAAGCAGCAGCGCTTGATGAAATTAGAGGCGAGCAAAAAGAAATTGGATGGGGAAGCCAAATACGTTCTTATGTATTTCACCCATATGCTATGGTTAAAGACCATAGAACCAATGAAGAAACAGGTAACACGAATGCAGTGATGGATGGGCATATCGAACCATTTATAGATGCATACTTAAGAAGTCAGATAGATGAAAAATAA
- the secA gene encoding preprotein translocase subunit SecA, with protein MGFLSKIADGNKRVVKSLGKLADQVINLEDEIAKLTDEQLREKTEQFKKELAEIEDYKKQEKYLEKILPEAYAIVREASTRVFKMTPFRVQIMGGIAIHRGDISEMKTGEGKTLTATMPVYLNALTGRGVHVVTVNEYLSSSQSEEMAQLYNFLGLSVGLNLNSMDTDQKREAYASDITYSTNNELGFDYLRDNMVTYKKDRVMRPLNFAIIDEVDSILIDEARTPLIISGEAEKSTTLYTQANVFVKMLKGEDDYSYDEKTKAITLTEQGIDKAERMFKIENLFDVKNVNLMHHINIALKANKTMFKDKDYVVEDGEIMIVDQFTGRTMPGRRFSDGLHQAIEAKEGLEIQNESKTMASITFQNFFRMYNKLSGMTGTAKTEEEEFRNIYNMTVTQIPTNRPIQRLDEADLIFSSQKGKFDAVVKDVIEFHKKGQPVLLGTVAVETSEYISQLLKKKGVRHNVLNAKNHEREADIILNAGQKGAVTIATNMAGRGTDIKLGDGVVEVGGLAVIGTERHESRRIDDQLRGRSGRQGDVGRSRFYLSLEDELMVRFGSERMQSLMGKLGMDDDTPIESKMVSRAVESAQKRVEGNNFDARKRLLEYDDVLRKQREIIYGERNDIIEKEDVQDIVKDMIKSSLERGINYHLATNEEEIDYEALVQFVEDSYLHQDVIKADDIRGRDYEDIVEIVLEKIKEQYNAQQEDFGDQMSEFERMIVLRTIDRKWTDHIDTMDQLRTGIHLRSYGQINPLREYQNEGLDLFETMLNEIEDEVSKYILKSTIDRGEQVEREQVEIGEAKHVGANDGKEKVKPKPIVKDEQIGRNDPCPCGSGKKYKNCHGQS; from the coding sequence ATGGGTTTTTTATCAAAAATAGCTGATGGTAACAAACGAGTTGTAAAATCACTCGGAAAGTTAGCAGATCAAGTCATTAATTTAGAGGACGAAATTGCTAAATTAACAGATGAACAATTAAGAGAAAAGACAGAACAATTTAAAAAAGAATTAGCTGAAATAGAAGATTATAAAAAGCAAGAAAAATACTTAGAGAAAATATTGCCAGAAGCCTATGCAATCGTTAGAGAGGCTTCAACACGAGTATTCAAAATGACACCTTTTAGAGTGCAAATTATGGGTGGTATTGCTATTCATCGTGGAGATATTTCTGAAATGAAGACTGGTGAAGGTAAAACATTAACAGCAACGATGCCTGTATATTTAAATGCATTAACAGGTAGAGGCGTTCACGTTGTTACAGTCAACGAATATTTATCAAGTTCACAAAGTGAAGAAATGGCTCAATTGTATAATTTCTTAGGATTATCAGTAGGTCTAAATTTAAACTCAATGGATACGGATCAAAAACGTGAAGCATACGCTTCAGATATTACGTATAGTACAAATAATGAGCTTGGATTTGATTATTTGAGAGATAACATGGTTACTTATAAAAAAGACCGTGTTATGAGACCTTTAAACTTTGCAATTATTGATGAGGTCGATTCAATTTTAATTGATGAAGCGCGAACACCATTAATCATTTCTGGTGAAGCTGAAAAATCAACAACTTTATACACTCAAGCAAACGTGTTTGTAAAAATGCTTAAAGGTGAAGATGACTACAGTTATGACGAGAAGACTAAAGCCATTACATTAACGGAACAAGGTATTGATAAAGCTGAACGCATGTTCAAAATAGAAAATTTATTCGATGTTAAAAATGTAAACTTAATGCATCACATTAATATAGCTTTAAAAGCAAACAAAACAATGTTTAAAGATAAAGATTATGTTGTTGAAGATGGCGAAATTATGATTGTTGACCAATTTACTGGTCGTACAATGCCTGGACGTCGATTCTCAGACGGTTTACACCAAGCAATAGAAGCTAAAGAAGGTTTAGAAATTCAAAATGAATCAAAAACAATGGCTTCTATTACATTCCAAAACTTCTTTAGAATGTACAATAAATTATCTGGTATGACTGGTACAGCTAAGACAGAAGAAGAAGAATTTAGAAATATTTATAATATGACTGTTACTCAAATACCAACAAATAGACCGATACAACGTCTAGATGAAGCAGATTTAATTTTCTCATCTCAAAAAGGTAAATTCGATGCTGTTGTAAAAGACGTTATTGAATTTCACAAAAAAGGACAGCCAGTATTATTAGGTACTGTAGCTGTAGAAACAAGTGAATACATTTCACAATTATTAAAGAAAAAAGGCGTTAGACATAATGTCTTAAATGCTAAAAACCATGAACGTGAAGCGGACATCATTTTAAATGCAGGTCAAAAAGGCGCGGTAACGATCGCAACAAACATGGCTGGTCGTGGTACAGACATCAAGCTAGGCGATGGTGTTGTTGAAGTAGGCGGACTAGCTGTAATCGGTACTGAGCGACATGAATCTAGACGTATCGATGACCAACTTAGAGGTCGTTCTGGTCGTCAAGGTGACGTAGGTCGCAGTAGATTCTACCTATCATTAGAAGATGAGTTAATGGTAAGATTCGGCTCTGAACGCATGCAATCATTGATGGGTAAATTAGGAATGGACGACGATACACCGATAGAATCTAAAATGGTATCTAGAGCGGTTGAATCAGCTCAAAAACGTGTTGAAGGTAACAACTTCGATGCGCGTAAACGTCTGTTAGAATATGATGATGTATTAAGAAAACAACGTGAAATCATTTACGGAGAGCGTAATGATATTATCGAAAAAGAAGATGTGCAAGATATTGTTAAAGATATGATTAAGTCTTCTCTTGAACGTGGCATTAATTATCACTTAGCGACTAATGAAGAAGAAATTGATTATGAAGCACTTGTACAATTTGTTGAAGATTCTTATTTACACCAAGATGTCATTAAAGCAGATGATATTCGTGGTAGAGACTATGAAGACATCGTAGAAATTGTATTGGAAAAAATTAAAGAACAATATAATGCGCAACAAGAAGACTTTGGAGATCAAATGTCTGAATTTGAACGCATGATTGTCTTAAGAACGATTGATCGTAAGTGGACAGATCATATCGATACAATGGATCAATTACGTACAGGTATTCATTTAAGATCTTATGGTCAAATCAATCCACTTCGTGAATATCAAAATGAAGGTTTAGATTTATTTGAAACGATGTTGAATGAAATAGAAGATGAAGTTAGTAAATATATTCTTAAATCAACAATTGATCGTGGCGAACAAGTTGAACGTGAACAAGTTGAAATAGGTGAAGCTAAACACGTTGGTGCAAACGATGGTAAAGAAAAAGTTAAACCTAAACCAATCGTTAAAGATGAACAAATAGGTCGTAATGACCCATGTCCGTGTGGAAGTGGAAAAAAATATAAAAACTGTCACGGCCAATCATAA
- the hpf gene encoding ribosome hibernation-promoting factor, HPF/YfiA family → MIRFEIHGENITVTDPIRNYIEDKVSKLERYFTNIPEAIAHVKIKTYQDSRSKIEVTIPLKDVTLRAEERHEDLYAGIDLITSKLERQVRKYKTKVNRKYRDKGREKDIFAAGGDSTSDESEDNDSDNEIEIIRSKQFALKPMDSEEAVLQMNLLGHDFYIFTDAETDETSIVYKRKDGKYGLIETSIQ, encoded by the coding sequence ATGATCAGATTTGAAATTCATGGTGAAAACATCACAGTGACTGATCCGATAAGAAATTATATTGAGGATAAAGTAAGTAAACTTGAAAGATACTTTACTAATATCCCAGAGGCGATAGCTCATGTCAAAATTAAAACTTATCAGGATTCTAGAAGTAAAATTGAAGTAACTATTCCGTTGAAAGATGTTACTTTAAGAGCTGAGGAAAGACATGAAGATTTATATGCTGGAATCGACTTAATAACAAGTAAACTAGAGAGACAAGTACGTAAGTACAAAACAAAAGTTAACAGAAAATACCGCGATAAAGGGCGAGAAAAAGATATCTTTGCAGCAGGTGGGGATTCAACATCTGATGAAAGCGAAGATAACGACAGTGACAATGAAATTGAAATCATCCGTTCTAAACAATTTGCATTAAAACCAATGGATTCTGAAGAAGCAGTATTACAAATGAATTTATTAGGTCATGATTTTTACATTTTTACAGATGCAGAAACAGATGAAACAAGCATTGTTTATAAACGTAAAGATGGTAAATATGGATTAATTGAAACTTCAATACAATAA
- a CDS encoding ComF family protein, translating into MICQNPIIEVVDLLNFFSPISDVCKDCELKLTFNHAARRCPRCLKILSDEEQECLDCVWLSKNYTLINQLYTIYDYQGLAKDLIQQYKLVGDVAIAQIFQLPRSIMKQYDYVIPAPIHPNKLAKRTFDHVTFVLDSQNIKYTQIFETEERLKQSDLSKRARALQHNPFKIKRDLELENKKILLVDDIYTTGLTIHRLAELLIVRKIRKIDALTFARG; encoded by the coding sequence ATGATATGTCAAAATCCAATCATTGAAGTGGTAGACTTATTAAACTTTTTTTCGCCTATATCTGATGTATGTAAAGATTGTGAATTAAAATTAACATTTAATCATGCTGCGAGAAGGTGTCCACGCTGTTTAAAAATTCTTTCAGATGAAGAACAAGAATGCCTAGATTGTGTTTGGTTATCGAAGAACTATACATTGATTAATCAACTTTATACAATCTATGATTATCAAGGACTAGCTAAAGATTTAATTCAGCAATATAAACTCGTAGGAGATGTTGCAATTGCTCAAATATTTCAATTACCTAGAAGTATAATGAAACAGTATGACTATGTTATTCCTGCACCAATACATCCAAATAAATTAGCGAAAAGAACGTTTGATCACGTTACATTCGTTTTAGATAGTCAAAATATAAAATACACGCAAATTTTTGAGACTGAAGAAAGATTAAAACAGTCTGATTTGTCTAAAAGAGCGCGCGCCTTACAACATAATCCATTCAAAATTAAAAGGGACTTAGAATTAGAAAACAAGAAAATTCTGCTCGTTGATGATATTTATACAACAGGGTTAACAATACATCGATTAGCTGAACTTTTAATAGTTAGAAAAATCAGAAAAATAGACGCCTTAACATTTGCAAGAGGGTGA
- a CDS encoding DEAD/DEAH box helicase family protein, giving the protein MKLYGRICHDLNNITTEKLKASKPGVSNVQGKYICHQCGNTDQTLFFQYYCHHCNKETTYCRYCVNFGKAQSCKDIYIIESKRHQTDGKYRLDFELSEQQRIASENIQRAVLKYEHLLLHAVTGAGKTEMIFAGISAARQKGDNIAVVSPRVDVVKEVYLRLTNAFKDEQIDLMYEGQFAQYNSTFVVATVHQLMRYDGHFNVVIVDEVDAFPLEMDQQLMHTIQKASATSASHIYLTATPNKRLLSQFNHSQIIKLPARYHGHPLPIPEFQFNTIKETKLNPKLLKFLKQQIENERKTFVFFHDIRFMEKVFNIYRHYFSKIEYVSSIDSKRHEKVMRLRNNEIDIMFTTTILERGITLEKLDVVIVNTEKFNSSAIIQIAGRVDRKIAYPNGKVLCYHEGLTKHMMHAKNEIVKMNRLAFQKGWIT; this is encoded by the coding sequence ATGAAATTATACGGACGTATATGTCATGATTTAAACAATATAACAACAGAAAAATTAAAAGCTTCAAAACCTGGTGTTTCAAATGTACAAGGTAAATATATATGCCATCAATGTGGTAACACCGATCAAACATTGTTTTTTCAATATTATTGCCATCATTGTAATAAAGAAACAACTTATTGTAGATATTGTGTTAACTTTGGTAAAGCTCAAAGTTGCAAAGACATTTATATCATTGAAAGTAAACGACATCAAACAGATGGTAAATACCGATTGGATTTTGAACTGAGTGAACAACAACGTATAGCTTCAGAGAACATTCAGAGAGCTGTATTAAAGTATGAACATTTATTGCTTCATGCCGTAACCGGTGCAGGAAAAACAGAAATGATATTTGCTGGCATATCTGCGGCTAGACAAAAAGGTGACAACATCGCTGTTGTTTCTCCTCGAGTCGATGTCGTTAAAGAAGTGTATTTAAGATTAACAAACGCTTTTAAAGACGAACAGATTGATCTAATGTATGAAGGTCAGTTTGCGCAATATAATAGTACATTTGTTGTAGCGACTGTTCATCAATTAATGCGCTATGATGGTCACTTTAATGTTGTCATTGTAGACGAGGTGGATGCATTCCCTTTAGAGATGGATCAGCAACTCATGCATACAATTCAAAAAGCTTCCGCCACTTCTGCCAGTCATATTTATTTAACGGCAACTCCTAATAAACGACTACTATCGCAATTTAACCATTCTCAAATCATTAAACTCCCAGCAAGATACCACGGACATCCACTACCTATTCCAGAATTTCAGTTCAATACAATAAAAGAAACAAAGTTAAATCCAAAATTATTAAAATTCTTAAAGCAGCAAATTGAAAATGAAAGAAAAACCTTTGTGTTTTTTCATGATATTCGTTTCATGGAAAAAGTCTTTAATATTTATAGACATTATTTTTCAAAAATTGAATATGTTTCAAGCATTGATTCTAAGCGCCATGAAAAAGTAATGCGTTTAAGAAATAATGAAATCGACATTATGTTTACAACAACAATACTTGAAAGAGGTATTACACTTGAAAAATTAGATGTCGTCATCGTGAACACAGAAAAATTCAATAGTAGCGCAATTATTCAAATCGCAGGACGTGTTGATCGTAAGATAGCATATCCAAATGGAAAAGTTCTGTGCTACCACGAAGGTTTAACTAAACATATGATGCATGCGAAAAATGAAATTGTAAAAATGAACCGTCTTGCATTTCAGAAAGGATGGATAACATGA
- the fakB1 gene encoding fatty acid kinase binding subunit FakB1, producing MKIAVLTDSTAYLDQAYLEKYQIKTIALNVIFKDKTYKELSELNTDDFYKRMRNETQLPTTSQPAMGEYVQLLESLKEEGYTDVIAVHLSSGISGTFQSAVTANAMVEDIQVHPFDSEISCAVQGFYAIKAAQLVQQGMTVVDNILEQLESMKQTTNAYFIVDDLNNLKKGGRLNSAQAFVGTMLQVKPLLHFVDTKIVPYDKVRTKKRAMKRIEEQLAKEVDGYKNLSIVIIEGNDKENALLWKTQIEEKFPGAHVILSYFGPVIGTHLGEGALGLGFTTTELDLSK from the coding sequence ATGAAGATTGCTGTTCTAACAGATTCAACAGCATATTTAGATCAAGCTTATTTAGAAAAATATCAAATTAAAACAATCGCTTTAAATGTTATTTTTAAAGACAAAACATATAAAGAATTATCAGAACTCAACACAGATGATTTTTATAAAAGAATGAGAAATGAGACACAATTACCGACAACTTCTCAACCAGCAATGGGAGAGTATGTACAGTTACTCGAAAGTTTAAAAGAAGAAGGTTATACAGATGTAATTGCTGTTCACTTATCTAGTGGTATAAGTGGTACATTCCAAAGTGCGGTGACAGCAAATGCTATGGTCGAAGATATTCAAGTCCACCCATTCGATTCAGAAATTTCATGTGCTGTTCAAGGTTTCTATGCTATAAAAGCTGCTCAACTTGTACAACAAGGTATGACAGTTGTGGATAATATTCTTGAACAATTAGAAAGCATGAAACAAACGACTAACGCATATTTCATAGTGGATGATTTAAATAACTTGAAAAAAGGTGGACGCTTAAATAGTGCTCAAGCTTTTGTAGGTACTATGTTACAAGTTAAACCTTTGCTCCACTTTGTAGATACTAAAATTGTTCCTTATGATAAAGTCAGAACTAAAAAGAGAGCTATGAAACGAATCGAAGAGCAATTAGCTAAAGAGGTCGATGGTTATAAAAACTTATCTATCGTCATTATTGAAGGTAATGATAAAGAAAATGCACTTTTGTGGAAAACTCAAATTGAAGAGAAGTTTCCTGGAGCCCATGTAATATTAAGTTATTTTGGACCAGTAATTGGTACGCATTTAGGTGAAGGTGCATTAGGATTAGGATTTACTACGACAGAATTAGATTTATCTAAATAA
- a CDS encoding YigZ family protein — protein MAEGLITIKSAHETEIVINKSRFIASIHPAETEEEAKAFIQLKKKEHHDATHNCSSYIIGPTMLIQKANDDGEPSGTAGVPMLEVLKKQQLHNVVVVVTRYFGGIKLGAGGLIRAYGSAVSQVIKEIGRIILLDAIPFEVTLDYDQTGRFEHELQQTDYQLVDTSYTDKVTYTIHVIASEEDHFISFLNEINQGKYDLNKQDMIALPFPYNKEEER, from the coding sequence ATGGCAGAAGGACTTATTACAATAAAATCAGCACATGAAACTGAAATTGTTATCAATAAATCAAGGTTTATTGCAAGTATACATCCAGCTGAAACAGAAGAAGAAGCTAAAGCATTTATACAACTTAAGAAAAAAGAACATCATGATGCCACACATAATTGTTCAAGCTATATTATAGGTCCAACCATGCTCATACAAAAAGCTAACGATGACGGTGAACCATCAGGAACTGCTGGCGTACCCATGTTAGAAGTATTAAAAAAACAACAACTCCATAATGTCGTCGTTGTTGTTACAAGATATTTTGGTGGTATTAAATTAGGAGCTGGCGGACTTATAAGAGCATATGGAAGTGCAGTCAGCCAAGTTATTAAAGAAATCGGACGTATCATATTATTAGATGCCATTCCGTTCGAAGTCACACTCGATTATGATCAAACTGGCCGCTTCGAACATGAATTACAACAAACAGATTATCAGCTTGTGGATACATCTTATACAGACAAAGTAACATATACAATTCACGTGATTGCATCTGAAGAAGATCATTTCATATCATTCTTGAATGAAATAAACCAAGGCAAATACGATTTAAACAAACAAGACATGATCGCTTTGCCATTTCCATATAACAAAGAAGAAGAACGCTAA
- a CDS encoding glycosyltransferase family 4 protein, protein MFTLQLILLSMIVSLILTPLVIVLSKKIGAVDMPNVRKVHTKPVSVLGGSVILLSFLIGLWWGKPVEHEIIPIILGAIVIYLIGLVDDLYDMKPLIKLAGQIAVSLIVVLNGVTLDFITLPFGIVIEFGIFSIPMTIFWVVAVMNAINLIDGLDGLASGISCIALITIGFIAILQQNIFIMMICSVLIGSLLGFLVFNSHPAKIFLGDSGALLLGYIIGVLSLLGFKNITLISLFFPMVILAVPFIDMLFAVIRRLHNRQSIVQADKSHLHHKLLDLGYTHRQTVILIYMIAILFSISSVILYLSPPYGVLMMFVMILITIELIVEFTGLINANYRPILNLLTRTRYKKER, encoded by the coding sequence ATGTTTACTTTGCAACTAATATTACTATCCATGATTGTAAGTTTAATACTAACACCTTTAGTTATCGTTCTTTCTAAAAAAATTGGTGCTGTAGATATGCCAAATGTTAGGAAAGTTCATACTAAACCCGTATCAGTATTAGGCGGCTCAGTCATTTTATTATCTTTTCTTATCGGATTATGGTGGGGTAAACCAGTTGAACATGAAATCATTCCTATTATATTAGGTGCGATTGTTATATATTTAATTGGTTTAGTTGATGATCTATATGATATGAAACCACTCATTAAACTTGCAGGACAAATAGCTGTTTCTTTAATTGTAGTCTTAAACGGTGTCACACTTGATTTTATTACGTTACCTTTTGGCATTGTAATAGAATTTGGGATATTTAGTATTCCAATGACAATTTTTTGGGTAGTTGCAGTTATGAATGCAATAAACTTAATAGATGGGTTAGACGGATTAGCTTCAGGTATATCTTGTATCGCTTTAATCACGATAGGGTTTATCGCAATTCTACAACAAAACATTTTTATTATGATGATTTGTAGTGTATTAATCGGTTCTTTATTAGGATTCCTAGTGTTTAATTCACATCCCGCAAAAATATTCTTAGGAGACAGCGGTGCATTACTTCTAGGTTATATCATTGGTGTGTTATCGTTATTAGGTTTTAAAAACATCACCTTAATATCGTTATTCTTCCCAATGGTTATCCTTGCTGTTCCATTTATAGATATGTTATTTGCAGTCATTCGTAGGTTACATAATCGTCAATCAATCGTACAAGCGGATAAATCGCATTTACATCACAAGTTGCTCGATTTAGGTTATACACATAGGCAAACGGTCATATTAATATATATGATAGCCATTCTATTTAGTATATCAAGTGTAATACTTTATTTATCACCACCATATGGCGTCTTAATGATGTTTGTTATGATATTGATTACAATAGAACTAATCGTAGAATTTACAGGACTTATCAATGCAAACTATAGACCTATCCTTAACTTGTTAACAAGAACAAGATACAAGAAAGAACGCTAA
- the gdpS gene encoding GGDEF domain-containing protein GdpS — protein sequence MIQAIIFNISVTIAAFYLYHRIQYNETRTVTFSQNYITLLMTGVAILLITNPIQYHEHVITLSFIPILFLGRFTNLFYSVVSAGIVLLVDMFVFGTPFLDNLHLLIIAIVVGFIGPFLKQSDFVSIQLLYLISIIIIAITLIFLNPDSWLNEWLFLVPVSFILSIISASVYRDIWILKNLISRYENEESVDYLTGLGNVKEFDRYLNKTTEQITEENQSMALLLIDIDGFKDVNDAHSHKAGDAVLKQMSQLLINYLPKDVKAFRNGGEEFSIILVGETLDSAIKLAESIRDSVQRSTFHLPNKETIKLSVSIGVGYLSEEDNKSKRRVFKDADDMLHEAKLQGQNKVMFNPIIKL from the coding sequence ATGATACAAGCAATTATATTTAATATATCAGTAACTATTGCAGCATTTTATCTATACCATCGAATACAATATAACGAAACGAGAACTGTGACTTTTTCTCAAAATTATATCACCCTCTTAATGACAGGTGTTGCCATATTATTAATAACCAATCCCATACAATATCATGAACACGTTATTACATTAAGTTTTATACCGATACTTTTCTTAGGAAGATTTACTAATTTATTTTATTCCGTTGTGAGTGCAGGTATAGTATTACTTGTTGATATGTTCGTATTTGGAACACCCTTTTTAGATAATTTGCATTTGCTTATTATCGCAATTGTAGTTGGTTTCATAGGTCCATTTCTTAAACAAAGTGATTTCGTTAGTATTCAATTATTATATTTAATCAGCATCATTATTATTGCAATTACACTTATATTTTTAAATCCAGATTCATGGTTAAATGAGTGGTTGTTTCTTGTACCCGTTTCCTTTATCCTAAGTATTATAAGTGCAAGTGTTTATCGAGACATTTGGATCTTGAAAAATTTAATTTCAAGATATGAAAATGAAGAATCAGTTGATTACTTAACAGGTTTAGGAAATGTTAAAGAATTTGATCGTTATTTAAATAAGACAACTGAACAAATTACTGAAGAAAATCAATCTATGGCCTTATTATTAATTGATATTGACGGCTTTAAAGATGTGAACGATGCACATTCACATAAAGCTGGAGATGCTGTTCTCAAACAAATGTCACAATTATTGATTAATTATTTACCGAAAGATGTGAAAGCTTTTCGTAACGGTGGAGAAGAATTTTCAATTATTCTTGTCGGTGAAACGCTAGATAGCGCAATCAAACTAGCTGAAAGTATTCGTGACAGTGTGCAACGATCTACTTTCCATTTACCTAATAAAGAAACAATTAAATTATCTGTTTCTATTGGTGTAGGTTACTTGAGCGAAGAAGATAATAAATCTAAGCGTCGTGTGTTTAAAGATGCTGATGATATGTTACACGAAGCAAAATTACAAGGTCAAAACAAAGTAATGTTCAATCCAATTATTAAGTTATAA
- a CDS encoding threonine/serine exporter family protein — protein MEEIQDFTIIDENKIIDVVMTAGRILLESGAETYRVEDTMARIATSYGLENTHSFVTSTAIIFSLNDRTNTRLIRIDERTTDLEKISLTNQISRKIANNELSIDEAKSELIHLHHAALQFPFWLKVLAAAIASACFLPMFGGKQAEVIPSFIAGGTGYLTMSIVHNTIRIKFFTEFISSLIIATIATISVNFFIGVNLSLITIASVMPLVPGVLITNAIRDLMAGQLLAGISKGVEAALTAFAIGAGVAIVLLLS, from the coding sequence ATGGAAGAGATACAAGACTTCACTATTATAGATGAGAATAAAATAATTGATGTTGTCATGACAGCTGGCCGAATACTTTTAGAGAGTGGTGCTGAAACGTATAGAGTTGAAGATACGATGGCACGAATTGCGACGAGCTACGGCTTAGAAAATACCCATAGCTTTGTAACTTCCACTGCTATTATTTTCTCGTTAAATGACAGAACAAATACACGTCTTATAAGAATAGACGAACGCACAACAGACTTAGAAAAGATTTCATTAACAAATCAAATTTCTCGTAAAATCGCAAATAACGAATTATCGATAGACGAAGCTAAGTCTGAACTTATACATTTGCATCATGCAGCATTGCAATTTCCATTTTGGTTAAAAGTATTAGCTGCTGCTATTGCATCAGCCTGTTTTTTACCTATGTTTGGTGGTAAACAAGCAGAAGTAATACCATCATTTATAGCAGGTGGTACCGGATATTTAACAATGTCTATTGTACATAATACAATTAGAATCAAATTCTTTACCGAGTTTATTAGTTCATTAATTATCGCTACAATTGCAACCATTAGCGTTAATTTCTTTATTGGTGTTAATTTAAGCTTAATAACAATCGCTTCAGTAATGCCACTCGTACCAGGTGTACTCATTACAAATGCTATTAGAGACTTAATGGCTGGCCAATTACTTGCTGGTATTTCTAAAGGTGTTGAAGCGGCGCTAACAGCTTTCGCTATCGGTGCTGGTGTTGCCATTGTGTTATTACTAAGTTAA